In Nocardioides faecalis, the following proteins share a genomic window:
- a CDS encoding ABC transporter ATP-binding protein → MVEGHSAAKAPENARPILEVDQLRMYFPVKSPGLIRRTVGHVQAVDGVSFQVAEGTSLGLVGESGCGKSTTGRLITRLYEPTGGAIRFEGEDIAKASPRELKPLRREIQMIFQDPYTSLNPRQTVGSIIGAPLQIHKMVPKDKVLSRVQELLEIVGLNPEHYNRYPHEFSGGQRQRIGIARALTLQPKLLVADEPVSALDVSIQAQVINLLQDIQREFNVAFLFIAHDLAIVRHFCPEVAVMYLGKIVEIGDRDSIYGNAHHPYTQALLSSVPDVRQAASGKRIERIRLQGDVPSPIDPPSGCRFRTRCPIAQEICARHEPPLLQIGRKHKVACHFPGRLGEAPREPLTSGLLGVDGEGRPNPGASPSTDLVEQPGYADTWFDLDAKSIGRA, encoded by the coding sequence ATGGTCGAGGGCCACAGTGCGGCCAAGGCGCCGGAGAACGCCCGGCCGATCCTCGAGGTCGACCAGCTCCGGATGTACTTCCCGGTGAAGTCGCCCGGCCTGATCCGGCGGACCGTCGGCCACGTCCAGGCCGTCGACGGCGTTTCGTTCCAGGTCGCCGAGGGCACCTCGCTCGGCCTGGTCGGGGAGTCCGGCTGCGGCAAGTCCACCACCGGGCGGCTGATCACGCGGCTCTACGAGCCCACCGGCGGGGCGATCCGGTTCGAGGGCGAGGACATCGCCAAGGCCAGCCCGCGCGAGCTCAAGCCGCTGCGCCGGGAGATCCAGATGATCTTCCAGGACCCCTACACCTCGCTGAACCCGCGGCAGACGGTCGGCTCGATCATCGGCGCGCCCCTGCAGATCCACAAGATGGTGCCCAAGGACAAGGTCCTGTCCCGGGTCCAGGAGCTGCTCGAGATCGTCGGGCTCAACCCGGAGCACTACAACCGCTACCCGCACGAGTTCTCCGGCGGCCAGCGCCAGCGCATCGGCATCGCCCGAGCGCTGACGCTGCAGCCCAAGCTGCTGGTCGCCGACGAGCCGGTCTCCGCGCTCGACGTGTCCATCCAGGCGCAGGTGATCAACCTGCTCCAGGACATCCAGCGCGAGTTCAACGTGGCGTTCCTGTTCATCGCCCACGACCTCGCCATCGTCCGGCACTTCTGCCCCGAGGTGGCGGTGATGTACCTGGGCAAGATCGTGGAGATCGGTGACCGCGACTCGATCTACGGCAACGCTCACCACCCCTACACCCAGGCGTTGCTGTCCTCGGTGCCCGACGTGCGCCAGGCCGCCAGCGGCAAGCGGATCGAGCGGATCCGGCTCCAGGGCGACGTGCCCAGCCCGATCGACCCGCCCTCGGGCTGCCGTTTCCGCACCCGCTGCCCGATCGCCCAGGAGATCTGCGCGCGGCACGAGCCGCCGCTGCTGCAGATCGGCCGCAAGCACAAGGTCGCCTGCCACTTCCCCGGCCGCCTCGGCGAGGCGCCGCGGGAGCCGCTGACCTCCGGCCTGCTGGGCGTGGACGGCGAGGGCCGGCCGAACCCGGGCGCCAGCCCGAGCACGGACCTGGTGGAGCAGCCCGGCTACGCCGACACGTGGTTCGACCTGGACGCCAAGTCCATCGGGAGGGCGTGA
- a CDS encoding replication-associated recombination protein A → MDDEPQLFDTAPRRTTSGGSLSDAVHAAAPLAVRMRPRGLDELVGQAHLRAPGSPLRQLVEGDQSLSLLLWGPPGTGKTTIASIISQQTGRRFVEISAVSAGVKEVRAAIDKARRDLVATGEETVLFVDEVHRFSKAQQDALLPGVENRWVTLVAATTENPSFSVISPLLSRSLLLRLQPLTDDDIGAVIDAAVADERGLGGELTLEEEARSHLVRLAGGDARRSLTYLEAAAGAARSKGSTTIDVETAETAADQAAVRYDRDGDQHYDVVSAFIKSVRGSDADAAVHYLARMLEAGEDPRFIARRLMILASEDIGLADPNALSIAVAAAQTVQLIGMPEAQLTLAHATIALAVAPKSNAVTTAIFEAVADVRAGKIGAVPPHLRDAHYGGAKKLGHGVGYVYSHDAPFGVATQQYAPDVVADVQYYRPTELGAEAGVKQRWERVRRIIRGR, encoded by the coding sequence GTGGACGACGAACCCCAGCTGTTCGACACCGCCCCGCGTCGTACGACGTCGGGCGGGTCGCTCTCGGACGCCGTCCACGCGGCCGCCCCGCTCGCGGTGCGGATGCGGCCGCGTGGGCTGGACGAGCTCGTCGGTCAGGCGCACCTGCGTGCCCCGGGCTCGCCGCTGCGCCAGCTGGTCGAGGGCGACCAGTCCCTCTCGCTGCTGCTGTGGGGCCCGCCGGGCACCGGCAAGACGACGATCGCCTCGATCATCAGCCAGCAGACCGGGCGCCGGTTCGTGGAGATCTCGGCGGTCTCCGCCGGGGTCAAGGAGGTCCGCGCGGCCATCGACAAGGCGCGGCGCGACCTGGTGGCGACCGGTGAGGAGACGGTGCTCTTCGTCGACGAGGTGCACCGGTTCTCCAAGGCGCAGCAGGACGCGCTGCTGCCCGGGGTGGAGAACCGGTGGGTGACGCTGGTTGCGGCCACCACCGAGAACCCGTCGTTCAGCGTGATCTCGCCGCTGCTCTCGCGCAGCCTGCTGCTGCGGCTGCAACCGCTGACCGACGACGACATCGGCGCGGTGATCGACGCGGCCGTGGCCGACGAGCGCGGCCTGGGCGGAGAGCTGACGCTGGAGGAGGAGGCGCGCAGCCACCTGGTCCGCCTGGCCGGCGGGGACGCCCGGCGCTCGCTGACCTACCTGGAGGCCGCCGCGGGCGCGGCGCGCTCCAAGGGCTCGACCACGATCGACGTGGAGACCGCCGAGACGGCCGCCGACCAGGCCGCGGTGCGCTACGACCGCGACGGCGACCAGCACTACGACGTGGTCAGCGCGTTCATCAAGTCGGTGCGCGGCTCCGACGCCGACGCCGCCGTGCACTACCTGGCGCGGATGCTGGAGGCCGGTGAGGACCCCCGCTTCATCGCGCGGCGGCTGATGATCCTGGCCAGCGAGGACATCGGTCTGGCCGACCCGAACGCGTTGTCGATCGCGGTGGCGGCGGCGCAGACGGTGCAGCTGATCGGCATGCCCGAGGCACAGCTGACGCTGGCCCACGCCACCATCGCGCTGGCGGTGGCGCCGAAGTCGAACGCGGTCACCACCGCGATCTTCGAGGCGGTCGCCGACGTGCGCGCCGGCAAGATCGGTGCGGTGCCGCCGCACCTGCGCGACGCGCACTACGGCGGCGCGAAGAAGCTGGGCCACGGGGTCGGCTACGTCTACAGCCACGACGCGCCGTTCGGGGTCGCGACCCAGCAGTACGCACCCGACGTGGTCGCGGACGTGCAGTACTACCGGCCCACCGAGCTCGGCGCCGAGGCCGGTGTGAAGCAGCGCTGGGAGCGGGTGCGCCGGATCATCCGCGGCCGGTGA
- a CDS encoding DUF6167 family protein: MIRGGIWFTAGAAAGVYGVVKARRVAEALTTDGLRDRIGAAVLGARMFRDEVAQGHADAEVRLRQHYRGLEASRTALDAPTPDPTSTTSIETTTTAGPAALASSEEEGPS; this comes from the coding sequence GTGATCCGTGGCGGCATCTGGTTCACCGCCGGCGCGGCCGCCGGTGTGTACGGCGTCGTGAAGGCGCGTCGCGTCGCTGAGGCGCTGACCACCGACGGCCTGCGCGACCGCATCGGCGCTGCAGTCCTCGGCGCCCGGATGTTCCGCGACGAGGTCGCGCAGGGCCACGCCGACGCCGAGGTGCGCCTGCGCCAGCACTACCGCGGCCTCGAGGCGTCCCGCACCGCGCTCGACGCCCCCACACCCGACCCGACCAGCACCACCAGCATCGAGACCACCACGACGGCCGGTCCGGCCGCCCTGGCCAGTTCAGAAGAGGAAGGCCCTTCATGA
- the alaS gene encoding alanine--tRNA ligase, producing the protein MTATPQAYLSSAEIRNRFLAHFEARGHTVVPSASLLLDDPNLLFVNAGMVPFKPYFLGQETPPYQRATSVQKCVRTLDIEEVGKTTRHGTFFQMNGNFSFGDYFKEGAVEFAWELITGAQESGGFGFDPERIWVTVLPEDAEARDAWKRIAGLPDERIQPRGLKDNYWNMGVPGPGGPCSEIYIDRGPQFGPDGGPEADEDRFLEIWNLVFMQEELSAVRAKDDFDIAGPLPSKNIDTGMGLERVAYLLQGKNNMYEIDTVFPVIERAQELTGKRYGAGTAEAAIDDVRFRVVADHVRSSLMLIGDGVTPGNEGRGYVLRRLLRRAVRNMRLLGYQDPSLPELLPISRDKMGESYPELVSGWDRIAQVAFAEEEAFRKTLAAGTQIFDLAAGEVKQAKASTIPGEKAFALHDTYGFPIDLTLEMAAEAGLSVDETGFRQLMAEQRERAKADARSKKGQHADTGVYRGILDANGPTEWLAYETLETESRALAVLREGAAVGALGAGEVGEVVLDRTPFYAESGGQAADAGVIEFDGGVLEVLDVQRPVRGLVVHQVRVLEGELGGAGTTLHAKVDPEWRTGARQAHSGTHIVHAALREVLGPTALQSGSYNRPGYLRLDFGWLNALSPEQVKDVELVANNALRADLPVSWDYMTLSQAKDWGALALFGETYDDSKVRVVEIGGPWSRELCGGTHVEHSSQVGTVVVTGESSVGSGNRRIEALTGVEGFAYLARERDVVHQLSTLLKTKPDDMVARVAEMVERLRQSEKEMEKIRLAQLLSGGAALAEGAKDVAGVRLVAQRVDGATGGDVRTLATDVRARLVGDAPAVVVLIGAADGKAAVVAALNDAAQARGLKAGDLVRAAAPLLGGKGGGKADLAQGGGTDVTRIDDALAAVTAAVAQG; encoded by the coding sequence ATGACGGCGACGCCGCAGGCGTACCTGAGCAGCGCGGAGATCCGCAACCGGTTCCTCGCCCACTTCGAGGCACGCGGCCACACGGTGGTCCCGTCCGCCTCGCTGCTGCTCGACGACCCCAACCTGCTGTTCGTCAACGCCGGGATGGTGCCGTTCAAGCCGTACTTCCTGGGCCAGGAGACGCCGCCGTACCAGCGCGCCACCAGCGTGCAGAAGTGCGTGCGCACCCTCGACATCGAGGAGGTCGGCAAGACCACCCGGCACGGCACGTTCTTCCAGATGAACGGCAACTTCTCCTTCGGCGACTACTTCAAGGAAGGCGCCGTCGAGTTCGCCTGGGAGCTGATCACCGGCGCGCAGGAGTCCGGCGGCTTCGGCTTCGACCCCGAGCGGATCTGGGTCACCGTGCTGCCCGAGGACGCCGAGGCGCGCGACGCCTGGAAGCGCATCGCCGGCCTGCCCGACGAGCGGATCCAGCCCCGCGGGCTGAAGGACAACTACTGGAACATGGGCGTGCCGGGCCCCGGCGGCCCGTGCAGCGAGATCTACATCGACCGCGGGCCCCAGTTCGGCCCCGACGGTGGTCCCGAGGCCGACGAGGACCGGTTCCTGGAGATCTGGAACCTGGTCTTCATGCAGGAGGAGCTCTCCGCGGTCCGCGCCAAGGACGACTTCGACATCGCCGGTCCGCTGCCGAGCAAGAACATCGACACCGGCATGGGCCTGGAGCGGGTCGCCTACCTGCTGCAGGGCAAGAACAACATGTACGAGATCGACACCGTCTTCCCGGTGATCGAGCGCGCCCAGGAGCTCACCGGCAAGCGGTACGGCGCCGGCACCGCCGAGGCGGCCATCGACGACGTCCGCTTCCGGGTGGTCGCCGACCACGTCCGCAGCTCGCTGATGCTCATCGGCGACGGCGTCACGCCGGGCAACGAGGGCCGCGGCTACGTGCTGCGCCGCCTGCTGCGCCGCGCGGTGCGCAACATGCGGTTGCTGGGCTACCAGGACCCCTCGCTGCCCGAGCTGCTGCCGATCTCGCGCGACAAGATGGGGGAGAGCTACCCCGAGCTGGTCAGCGGCTGGGACCGCATCGCCCAGGTCGCCTTCGCCGAGGAGGAGGCGTTCCGCAAGACGCTGGCCGCCGGCACCCAGATCTTCGACCTCGCCGCGGGCGAGGTGAAGCAGGCCAAGGCCTCCACGATCCCCGGCGAGAAGGCCTTCGCGCTGCACGACACCTACGGGTTCCCGATCGACCTGACGCTGGAGATGGCCGCCGAGGCGGGGCTCTCCGTCGACGAGACCGGCTTCCGCCAGCTGATGGCCGAGCAGCGTGAGCGGGCCAAGGCCGACGCGCGCTCCAAGAAGGGCCAGCACGCCGACACCGGCGTCTACCGCGGCATCCTCGACGCCAACGGCCCCACCGAGTGGCTGGCCTACGAGACGCTGGAGACCGAGTCCCGCGCGCTCGCCGTGCTCCGTGAGGGCGCTGCGGTCGGTGCGCTCGGTGCCGGCGAGGTCGGCGAGGTCGTCCTGGATCGCACCCCGTTCTACGCCGAGTCCGGTGGCCAGGCCGCTGACGCCGGCGTCATCGAGTTCGACGGCGGCGTGCTCGAGGTGCTCGACGTGCAGCGCCCCGTGCGCGGCCTGGTCGTGCACCAGGTCCGTGTCCTCGAGGGCGAGCTGGGCGGCGCCGGCACCACGCTGCACGCCAAGGTCGACCCCGAGTGGCGCACCGGCGCCCGTCAGGCGCACTCCGGGACGCACATCGTGCACGCCGCGCTGCGCGAGGTGCTCGGCCCCACGGCCCTGCAGTCCGGCTCCTACAACCGGCCCGGCTACCTGCGCCTGGACTTCGGCTGGCTCAACGCGCTCTCCCCGGAGCAGGTCAAGGACGTCGAGCTCGTCGCCAACAACGCCCTGCGCGCCGACCTGCCGGTCAGCTGGGACTACATGACGCTGAGCCAGGCCAAGGACTGGGGCGCGCTCGCGCTCTTCGGTGAGACGTACGACGACAGCAAGGTCCGCGTCGTGGAGATCGGCGGCCCCTGGTCGCGCGAGCTGTGCGGCGGCACCCACGTGGAGCACTCCAGCCAGGTCGGCACCGTCGTGGTGACCGGTGAGTCCAGCGTCGGCTCCGGCAACCGCCGGATCGAGGCGCTCACCGGCGTCGAGGGTTTCGCCTACCTCGCCCGCGAGCGCGACGTGGTGCACCAGCTGTCCACGCTGCTCAAGACCAAGCCCGACGACATGGTCGCCCGCGTCGCCGAGATGGTCGAGCGGCTGCGGCAGAGCGAGAAGGAGATGGAGAAGATCCGCCTCGCTCAGCTGCTGTCCGGCGGCGCGGCCCTGGCCGAGGGCGCCAAGGACGTCGCCGGTGTCCGGCTCGTCGCCCAGCGCGTCGACGGCGCCACCGGCGGGGACGTGCGGACCCTGGCTACCGACGTGCGGGCCCGCCTGGTGGGCGACGCCCCTGCGGTCGTCGTGCTGATCGGCGCCGCGGACGGCAAGGCCGCAGTCGTGGCCGCGCTCAACGACGCCGCCCAGGCCCGCGGTCTCAAGGCCGGTGACCTGGTGCGTGCGGCGGCGCCGCTCCTCGGCGGCAAGGGCGGCGGCAAGGCCGACCTCGCCCAGGGCGGCGGCACCGACGTCACCCGCATCGACGACGCTCTCGCGGCGGTCACCGCAGCCGTCGCGCAGGGCTGA
- the ruvX gene encoding Holliday junction resolvase RuvX gives MRRGVRIGIDPGDARIGVARSDPSGVLATPVETVRRGKGDLRRLQRIVEETEAMEVVLGLPRSLSGGEGPAAVKTREFAARLARRVAPVPVRLVDERLTTVTATAMLRGQRKGAKQRAVVDQVAAVVILQQALEAESATGNPPGEVVGPVPGEPAGPEQESAREGDA, from the coding sequence GTGAGGCGAGGCGTGCGCATCGGGATCGATCCAGGGGACGCCCGCATCGGCGTCGCCCGTAGCGACCCCTCGGGCGTCCTCGCCACCCCGGTGGAGACGGTGCGCCGCGGCAAGGGCGACCTGCGCCGCCTGCAGCGGATCGTCGAGGAGACCGAGGCGATGGAGGTCGTCCTCGGCCTGCCTCGCTCGCTGTCCGGCGGGGAGGGCCCGGCGGCGGTCAAGACCCGCGAGTTCGCGGCGCGCCTGGCCCGCCGGGTCGCGCCGGTGCCGGTGCGGCTGGTCGACGAGAGACTCACCACGGTGACCGCTACGGCTATGCTGCGCGGTCAGCGCAAGGGCGCCAAGCAACGGGCCGTGGTCGACCAGGTCGCGGCCGTCGTGATCCTGCAACAGGCCCTGGAGGCCGAGAGCGCCACCGGGAACCCGCCGGGGGAGGTGGTCGGGCCCGTTCCGGGCGAGCCGGCCGGCCCCGAGCAGGAGAGCGCACGAGAGGGAGACGCATGA
- the mltG gene encoding endolytic transglycosylase MltG has protein sequence MRDAEAPHPAEPLVPAADDSVLPGARDEHAPAGAGAAAAPRHAARHRSAKPSRRRRSGCLPVLVVAVLFIVAVGWIGRGWVADVKDMLSGPEDYPGPGSGEVVLVIDPGQSVTSIGNELAELDVVASGEAFVDAAADNPKSTGIQAGSYVLKLKMKASDAVAYLIDPANVAVTQVTIPEGFTVDQIVARLEKATEFSAEEFRQVLEDPAAYDLPDYAQGNPEGYLFPATYAFTPADEPADMLAAMVARYERALGDNDIEKTGAALGPGYTPEQIMTVASLVEAEGRGDDMPKIARAIYNRLEKPNGGGTNGLLQIDAAVLYALGTRDTSKLRAPLADLTDSPYNTYRFPGLPPGPIGAPGEKAIQAALKPAEGDWIYWVTVDCQGTTKFSETLAEHNQYQAVNGDEC, from the coding sequence ATGAGAGACGCCGAAGCGCCGCACCCGGCCGAACCGCTGGTGCCCGCCGCCGACGACAGCGTGCTGCCGGGCGCGCGCGACGAGCACGCCCCGGCCGGTGCCGGAGCGGCCGCAGCACCCCGCCACGCGGCACGCCACCGCAGTGCCAAGCCGTCGCGCCGACGTCGCTCCGGCTGCCTGCCCGTCCTCGTCGTGGCGGTGCTCTTCATCGTCGCCGTCGGCTGGATCGGCCGCGGCTGGGTGGCCGACGTCAAGGACATGCTCTCGGGCCCCGAGGACTACCCCGGTCCCGGCAGCGGCGAGGTCGTGCTCGTGATCGACCCCGGCCAGTCCGTGACCTCGATCGGCAACGAGCTCGCCGAGCTCGACGTCGTCGCCTCCGGCGAGGCGTTCGTGGACGCCGCCGCCGACAACCCGAAGTCCACCGGCATCCAGGCGGGCAGCTACGTGCTGAAGCTGAAGATGAAGGCCTCCGACGCCGTGGCGTACCTCATCGACCCCGCCAACGTCGCCGTCACCCAGGTCACCATCCCCGAGGGCTTCACCGTCGACCAGATCGTCGCCCGGCTGGAGAAGGCCACCGAGTTCTCCGCCGAGGAGTTCCGCCAGGTGCTCGAGGACCCCGCGGCCTACGACCTGCCGGACTACGCGCAGGGCAACCCCGAGGGCTACCTGTTCCCGGCGACCTACGCCTTCACCCCGGCCGACGAGCCGGCCGACATGCTCGCCGCGATGGTCGCCCGCTACGAGCGGGCGCTCGGCGACAACGACATCGAGAAGACCGGCGCCGCGCTCGGACCCGGGTACACCCCGGAGCAGATCATGACCGTGGCCAGCCTCGTCGAGGCCGAGGGCCGCGGCGACGACATGCCGAAGATCGCCCGCGCGATCTACAACCGGCTCGAGAAGCCCAACGGCGGCGGCACCAACGGGCTGCTGCAGATCGACGCCGCGGTGCTCTACGCCCTCGGCACCCGCGACACCTCGAAGCTGCGGGCCCCGCTCGCGGACCTGACCGACTCGCCGTACAACACCTACCGGTTCCCCGGCCTGCCGCCGGGCCCGATCGGTGCGCCCGGGGAGAAGGCCATCCAGGCGGCGCTCAAGCCGGCCGAGGGCGACTGGATCTACTGGGTGACCGTCGACTGCCAGGGCACCACGAAGTTCTCCGAGACCCTCGCCGAGCACAACCAGTACCAGGCCGTGAACGGGGACGAGTGCTGA
- a CDS encoding shikimate dehydrogenase, producing MLSEPADRGAVRFGVVGDPVAHSLSPALHRAGYAALGLTASYDAVAVPKGGLAGFVAGLGPEWGGLSVTAPLKREALALADEVTAVATAAGGANTLVRTARGWRADNTDVPGAVAAIRERSSATHRTATVLGGGATAASVGLALADLGVATITLAVRTEANAAEALAAVRAHAAGPQVAVVPLAEAPVADVVVATIPAAAQTPELCVRLGEAAVLFEVTYNDWPTPLVRSAEQAGAVVVSGLDLLVHQAVLQFQQFTGHPGPLATMREAGEQALAAR from the coding sequence GTGCTGAGCGAGCCCGCAGACCGCGGCGCCGTTCGGTTCGGGGTCGTCGGCGACCCCGTCGCCCACTCGCTCTCACCGGCACTGCACCGGGCCGGCTACGCCGCGCTCGGCCTCACCGCGTCGTACGACGCGGTGGCGGTGCCCAAGGGCGGGCTGGCCGGCTTCGTGGCCGGTCTCGGCCCGGAGTGGGGCGGGCTGTCGGTGACCGCGCCGCTGAAGCGGGAGGCGCTCGCGCTGGCCGACGAGGTCACCGCCGTCGCGACCGCGGCCGGCGGCGCCAACACCCTGGTCCGCACCGCTCGCGGGTGGCGGGCGGACAACACCGACGTGCCCGGTGCCGTCGCGGCGATCCGGGAGCGCTCCTCCGCGACGCACCGCACCGCCACCGTGCTCGGTGGCGGCGCCACCGCGGCCAGCGTCGGGCTGGCGCTGGCCGACCTCGGCGTCGCCACCATCACCCTCGCGGTGCGCACCGAGGCCAACGCCGCCGAGGCGCTGGCGGCGGTCCGCGCCCACGCTGCGGGTCCGCAGGTGGCCGTGGTGCCGCTCGCCGAGGCCCCGGTCGCCGACGTCGTCGTCGCGACCATCCCGGCCGCGGCACAGACCCCCGAGCTGTGCGTGCGGCTGGGCGAGGCGGCGGTGCTCTTCGAGGTCACCTACAACGACTGGCCGACGCCGCTGGTGCGCTCGGCGGAGCAGGCCGGTGCCGTCGTGGTCTCCGGCCTCGACCTGCTGGTGCACCAGGCGGTGCTGCAGTTCCAGCAGTTCACCGGCCACCCGGGCCCGCTGGCGACGATGCGGGAAGCGGGCGAGCAGGCGCTCGCCGCCCGGTAG
- a CDS encoding prepilin peptidase, translated as MHLLAIMLGALVGLLGGATVPWLVARCPDPAPDPEEDPEDFPDHTPFAELAARPGLGLRCAVAGTAVGALLGVAVGWGWGLPWLLYLVPVGIALAVIDYVTWYLPSRIIWPSYVVVVLLEVVAALALGRPGVLVLAAIGGVGLGLYYGLMWFISPRMMAFGDVRLGALLGLALGPFGLFTVVISVGAAAVLAVLALVPLRRGGNMIRRKVPFGPFLLGGALVAVAVGPLLGG; from the coding sequence ATGCACCTGCTCGCGATCATGCTGGGCGCCCTGGTGGGCCTGCTCGGCGGGGCGACGGTGCCCTGGCTGGTCGCCCGGTGCCCGGACCCGGCGCCGGACCCTGAGGAGGACCCCGAGGACTTCCCCGACCACACCCCGTTCGCGGAGCTCGCGGCCCGCCCCGGCCTGGGCCTGCGCTGCGCCGTGGCCGGCACCGCTGTCGGGGCGCTGCTCGGTGTCGCCGTGGGCTGGGGCTGGGGCCTGCCGTGGCTGCTGTACCTGGTGCCGGTCGGCATCGCGCTCGCCGTGATCGACTACGTCACCTGGTACCTGCCCAGCCGCATCATCTGGCCGTCGTACGTCGTGGTGGTGCTGCTCGAGGTCGTCGCGGCGCTCGCGCTGGGCCGGCCCGGTGTGCTGGTGCTGGCCGCGATCGGCGGGGTGGGCCTGGGGCTGTACTACGGCCTGATGTGGTTCATCAGTCCGCGGATGATGGCCTTCGGCGACGTCCGCCTCGGCGCACTGCTCGGCCTTGCGCTGGGCCCCTTCGGCCTGTTCACGGTGGTGATCTCGGTGGGCGCCGCGGCGGTGCTGGCCGTGCTGGCGCTGGTGCCGCTGCGCCGCGGCGGCAACATGATCCGGCGCAAGGTGCCGTTCGGGCCGTTCCTGCTCGGCGGCGCCCTGGTCGCGGTCGCCGTCGGCCCGCTGCTCGGCGGCTGA
- the aroC gene encoding chorismate synthase — translation MLRWLTAGESHGPSLVAILEGLPAHVEVTTDDISDSLARRRLGYGRGARMKFEADEVTITGGVRHGRTQGGPVAIQVGNTEWPKWETVMAADPVDPEVLDSQARNAPLTRPRPGHADLAGMQKYDFADARPILERASARETAARVALGRVASNFIEQATGARIVSHVLEIGGVRTPSRDLPIPDDVARLDADPVRCLDPDGSKQMVERIDQAHKDGDTLGGVVEVVVHGLPPGLGSHVHWDRRLDARLAGALMGIQAIKGVEVGDGFELAATPGSAAHDEIVGTDEGLRRVTDRSGGTEGGMSTGEVLRVRAAMKPIATVPRALRTVDLATGEEAVAHHQRSDVCAVPAAGIVAEAMVALVIADAVLEKFGGDSVAETRRNVQGYLDALRYR, via the coding sequence ATGTTGCGCTGGCTGACCGCGGGGGAGTCCCACGGCCCCTCCCTGGTCGCGATCCTCGAGGGCCTGCCGGCCCACGTCGAGGTCACGACCGATGACATCTCCGACTCTCTCGCCCGGCGGCGACTCGGCTACGGCCGCGGCGCCCGGATGAAGTTCGAGGCCGACGAGGTGACCATCACCGGTGGCGTGCGGCACGGCCGCACCCAGGGCGGTCCGGTCGCGATCCAGGTCGGCAACACCGAGTGGCCCAAGTGGGAGACCGTGATGGCCGCGGACCCGGTCGACCCGGAGGTGCTGGACTCGCAGGCCCGCAACGCCCCGCTCACCCGGCCCCGGCCCGGCCACGCCGACCTGGCCGGCATGCAGAAGTACGACTTCGCCGACGCCCGCCCGATCCTCGAGCGCGCCTCCGCCCGGGAGACCGCGGCCCGTGTCGCGCTCGGCCGGGTGGCCAGCAACTTCATCGAGCAGGCCACCGGTGCCCGGATCGTCAGCCACGTCCTGGAGATCGGCGGCGTCCGCACGCCCTCGCGCGATCTGCCCATCCCCGACGACGTCGCGCGTCTCGACGCCGACCCGGTGCGCTGCCTGGACCCGGACGGCTCCAAGCAGATGGTCGAGCGGATCGACCAGGCCCACAAGGACGGCGACACCCTCGGCGGTGTGGTCGAGGTCGTCGTGCACGGCCTGCCGCCGGGCCTGGGCTCGCACGTGCACTGGGACCGCCGCCTCGACGCGCGCCTGGCCGGTGCGCTGATGGGCATCCAGGCGATCAAGGGCGTCGAGGTCGGTGACGGCTTCGAGCTCGCCGCCACGCCCGGCTCGGCCGCCCACGACGAGATCGTCGGCACCGATGAGGGCCTGCGCCGCGTCACGGACCGCTCCGGTGGCACCGAGGGCGGGATGAGCACCGGTGAGGTGCTGCGGGTGCGGGCCGCGATGAAGCCCATCGCCACCGTCCCCCGCGCGCTGCGCACCGTCGACCTCGCCACCGGCGAGGAGGCCGTCGCCCACCACCAGCGCTCCGACGTGTGCGCCGTGCCCGCGGCCGGCATCGTCGCCGAGGCGATGGTGGCCCTGGTGATCGCCGACGCCGTGCTGGAGAAGTTCGGCGGCGACTCGGTCGCCGAGACGCGCCGCAACGTCCAGGGCTACCTGGACGCGCTGCGCTACCGGTGA
- a CDS encoding shikimate kinase has translation MSSGAAPGAPVCVLVGTMGAGKTTVGRLVAARLGVGFADSDHVVEERAGKPVADIFVEDGEAAFRSLERDAVAWLLEHHDGVLSLGGGAVLDPATRELLAGHRVVFLRVGLAEAVKRVGLGVGRPLLLGNVRSRVKQLLDERTPVYQGLARLTVETDERTAEQVADEILAALQSP, from the coding sequence ATGAGCAGCGGCGCGGCACCGGGCGCCCCCGTGTGCGTCCTGGTCGGCACCATGGGTGCCGGCAAGACCACCGTCGGCCGGCTGGTGGCCGCGCGCCTCGGCGTGGGCTTCGCCGACAGCGACCACGTCGTGGAGGAGCGCGCCGGCAAGCCCGTCGCGGACATCTTCGTCGAGGACGGCGAGGCCGCCTTCCGGAGCCTCGAGCGTGACGCCGTCGCCTGGCTGCTCGAGCACCACGACGGCGTGCTCTCGCTCGGCGGGGGAGCGGTCCTCGACCCCGCCACCCGGGAGCTGCTCGCCGGGCACCGGGTGGTGTTCCTGCGGGTGGGCCTGGCCGAGGCCGTCAAGCGCGTCGGCCTCGGGGTCGGTCGGCCGCTGCTGCTGGGCAACGTCCGCTCCCGCGTCAAGCAGCTGCTCGACGAGCGCACCCCCGTCTACCAGGGCCTGGCCCGTCTCACCGTCGAGACCGACGAGCGCACTGCCGAGCAGGTCGCCGACGAGATCCTCGCCGCACTGCAGAGTCCTTAA